The proteins below come from a single Mangifera indica cultivar Alphonso chromosome 16, CATAS_Mindica_2.1, whole genome shotgun sequence genomic window:
- the LOC123198834 gene encoding cysteine-rich and transmembrane domain-containing protein WIH1: MSYYDHQQQPPVGVPPPQGYPPKDAYPPPGYPVQGYPPQGAYPPQYVQQQPPRRQETGFLEGCLAALCCCCLLDACF; this comes from the exons ATGAGTTACTACGATCATCAGCAGCAGCCTCCGGTTGGGGTACCTCCTCCTCAAg ggTACCCACCAAAAGATGCATACCCTCCACCAGGGTACCCAGTTCAAGGCTATCCTCCGCAGGGGGCTTATCCTCCTCAGTACGTTCAGCAGCAGCCTCCTCGCCGGCAAGAAACTGGTTTTCTTGAAGGATG TTTAGCGGCGCTGTGCTGCTGTTGCCTTCTCGACGCTTGCTTTTGA
- the LOC123199637 gene encoding uncharacterized protein LOC123199637, translating into MGNCQAAEAATVVIQHPGSKIERIYWSVSANEIMNSNPGHYVALVVTSPTMKSENGLPLKQLKLLRPDDTLSIGNVYRLLSFEDVLKEFAAKKCMKLGRLIKERGPEWRLPKPNPTRNSKTEKCSYVRAEVGVAGSSNRVGGRHHGVGGSGGQWKPALQSIAEIGT; encoded by the exons ATGGGGAACTGTCAAGCGGCGGAAGCAGCGACGGTGGTGATTCAACATCCGGGGAGCAAGATCGAGAGGATTTATTGGTCCGTCAGCGCTAATGAGATTATGAACTCCAACCCAGGCCATTACGTAGCACTTGTTGTCACTTCACCCACGATGAAATCAGAGAATGGTTTGCCATTGAAGCAACTCAAGCTCCTGAGGCCTGATGACACTCTCTCAATCGGAAATGTTTATCGCCTCCTCAGCTTTGAAG ATGTATTGAAGGAGTTTGCGGCAAAGAAGTGCATGAAACTTGGGAGATTGATCAAGGAGAGAGGTCCAGAGTGGCGTCTTCCGAAACCAAACCCGACCCGGAACTCGAAAACTGAGAAGTGCAGTTATGTTAGG GCGGAGGTGGGGGTAGCAGGAAGCAGTAACAGAGTCGGGGGAAGGCATCATGGAGTTGGTGGTAGCGGTGGACAGTGGAAGCCAGCCTTACAGAGCATTGCAGAAATTGGAACTTGA
- the LOC123199348 gene encoding heptahelical transmembrane protein 4-like, translating to MDGVQQSSEYREVSGKTIHNGESSLKEGKGRRLWKKVKYQLVEYHSLPGYLRDNEYIVGHYRSEWPLKQILFSIFTIHNETLNVWTHLIGFFIFLALTIYTAMKVPRVVDLHSLQHIPEVLKNTDLHKLRLELSTCLPSLPNMPNLHKLREELKTTLPSMDLLPSLSGWHVMEHLYNCLPERFFHGNNTEVCVLRTVKEDVANIIAPLMVRPITRWPFFAFMGGAMFCLLSSSICHLFSCHSERLSYIMLRLDYAGIAALISTSFYPPVYYSFMCSPLFCNLYMGFITILGIATVLFSLLPVFQNPEFRSIRASLFFGMGLSGVAPILHKLILFWHQPEALHTTGYEILMGVLYGVGALVYATRIPERWMPGKFDIAGHSHQLFHILVVAGAYTHYRAGLVYLKWRDMEGC from the exons ATGGATGGTGTACAACAAAGTTCCGAGTATAGGGAAGTGTCAGGTAAAACAATTCACAATGGAGAATCTTCTTTGAAGGAAGGGAAAGGGAGGAGATTGTGGAAGAAAGTGAAGTACCAGTTGGTAGAATACCATTCTTTGCCTGGGTATTTGAGGGATAATGAGTACATTGTGGGTCATTATAGATCAGAGTGGCCTTTGAAGCAGATTTTGTTTAGTATATTCACCATCCATAATGAGACATTGAACGTGTGGAC GCATTTGATtggatttttcattttccttgcTCTTACCATCTATACTGCAATGAAGGTTCCAAGGGTGGTTGATCTTCATTCTCTGCAACATATTCCTGAGGTGTTAAAAAATACTGATCTACACAAGTTGCGCTTAGAACTCTCAACGTGCTTGCCTTCTTTACCAAACATGCCCAATCTGCATAAACTTAGGGAAGAGTTGAAGACTACATTGCCTTCAATGGATTTACTTCCCTCACTTTCCGGTTGGCATGTCATGgaacatttatataattgtttgcCTGAGCGATTCTTCCATGGAAACAACACTGAAGTTTGCGTTCTG CGCACTGTGAAGGAGGATGTGGCAAACATAATAGCACCTTTGATGGTAAGACCGATAACAAGGTGGCCATTTTTTGCTTTCATGGGTGGGGCGATGTTTTGTTTGCTGTCAAGCAGCATATGCCACCTATTCTCATGCCACTCCGAGCGATTATCATACATTATGCTCAGGCTCGATTATGCAGGAATAGCAGCTCTTATATCAACCTCATTCTACCCACCTGTCTACTATTCTTTTATGTGCAGTCCCTTATTTTGCAACCTCTACATGGGATTTATAACAATTCTGGGAATTGCCACAGTTCTGTTTTCTCTCCTACCAGTATTTCAGAATCCTGAATTCCGTTCCATTCGTGCATCACTCTTCTTCGGCATGGGCTTATCTGGTGTGGCACCAATACTGCACAAGCTTATCTTGTTCTGGCACCAGCCAGAGGCTCTCCACACAACTGGGTATGAGATTCTAATGGGGGTATTATATGGGGTTGGAGCACTGGTTTATGCCACAAGGATTCCAGAACGATGGATGCCTGGGAAATTTGACATTGCTGGGCATAGCCATCAGCTCTTTCACATATTGGTTGTGGCCGGGGCATACACTCATTATCGTGCAGGCTTGGTTTACCTGAAGTGGCGGGACATGGAAGGATGTTAA